ACTTCACTTATAACGAGCCTCGCAGCGGTAGGAGTTATACTTAACGTATCCAGATCGGGAATAAAATGAGAATAATAATAGCCGGCGGAGGAACAGGGGGACATGTGTTCCCTGCGATATCTGTAGCAAATGAGATTTCAGAGAGAAACGAGGGAGATGAGATTCTTTTTGTAGGCACAAAAAGAGGCATGGAAAACGAACTTGTTGTAAAACATGGCTACGAAATAAAGCACATAAGCTCCAAGGGCTTTGTGGGGAGAGGTCTCCTTAATAAAGGCCTGGCATCAGTTCATGCTATAAAGGGTCTTTTGGATTCAGCCTCAATAATCAAAGACTATAAGCCTGATGTTGTTTTAGGAGTTGGCGGATACGTGTCGGGACCATTTTTGATGTCGGCCGTTATGCTCAGAGTGCCGACGGCCATATGTGAACAAAACACAGTTCCGGGTGTTACAAATAGAATCTTAGGGAGGTTTGTAGATAAGATATTTGCCTCGTTCGACTCAAGTGTTCAGTTCTTCCCCTCTCACAAAGTTCATATAACAGGAAACCCGATCAGAAAAGACATACTAAACTCTAAGGTCGAGTCCTCAGAGGGAGACTCAATAAATATTCTAATCTTTGGAGGAAGCCAAGGGGCAACTTCTCTAAATAGATCACTTCCTCAGGCCTTTTCTAAAATAAAAAGAGAAAATATAAATATTGTGCATCAGACCGGCAAAAAAGACCTGGATTTGGTAAGTGATCTTTATGACGATCATGGAATAGACGCAAGTGTGCATGAGTTTATTCATGATATGGCAGAGGCTTACAGCAAAGCGCACCTTGTAATTGGAAGAGCCGGTGCTGGAACTATTGCTGAGATTACAGCTCTCGGAAAACCTTCTATACTTGTCCCGTTCCCGTTCGCAGCGCACGATCATCAACTTGAGAACGCAAAAATACTCCATGAGAGACAAGCGGCATTCCTCATAGAAGACAAATACGCTACACCTGAGAAATTAGCCCAAGAATTAGAGAATATTCTTCAAATAGAAATATTAGAGTCAATGTCTGAGCAGTCAAAAAGACTTGGTAAGCCACAGGCTTCTAAAGATATTGTGGATACGCTATACAAAATGGCTGGAGTAGGGAGATAGATATTGTACGGCAAAATTAAAAGAATACATTTTGTAGGAATTGGCGGCATCGGGATGAGCGGAATAGCTGAGGTTCTGATAAATATGGGTTATGAGATCTCAGGCTCAGACCTAGGTCAATCCTCAACTGTTAAAAGACTAAAAGACTTGGGAGCTAAGATCAGTATAGGCCACAGCGCAAAGAACGTGGAAGGATCGGGCGTGGTTGTTATCTCCTCTGCAATTAGAGCAGATAATCCAGAAGTAGTAAGAGCAAATGAGCTAAATATCCCCGTAATTCCAAGAGCAGAGATGCTGGCTGAGCTTATGAGACTAAGATACGGTATTGCCGTAGCTGGAAGCCATGGAAAGACCACAACAACTTCTATGGTAGCAGCGGTGCTGTCTTATGGAAAGCTTGACCCAACAATAGTGGTCGGCGGAAAAGTTAAAGCCATGGGAACCAATGCACGCTTAGGAAGGGGCAAGTTTATGGTAGTTGAAGCAGATGAGAGCGACGGCTCATTTTTAAGACTATCACCAGTTATCTCTGTGCTCACAAACATAGACGAAGAGCATATGGATTATTACAAAGACATGGCAGAGCTTGAAAGCACATTCCTTGAATTTTTAAACAAAATACCATTCTATGGTCTAAGCGTTCTTTGCCTCGATTGCCCCAGAGTGAAGGCGCTCTCAAAAGATTTTAAAAAGCGAATAATTACATATGGTTTTGATAAAGATGCAGAACTAAGAGCAGAAAATGTAGAAGTATCAGGATTTGAAACAAACTTTAATGTGATTTTGAACTCTACTGAGCTTGGGTCAATTACACTTAACGTCCCAGGCCGCCATAATGCCCAGAACGCCCTTGCGGCAATTGCAATCGGGCTTGAGCTTGGAATGAGCTTTGATGAGGTAAGTAAGGGGCTATCAGAGTTTAGAGGCATAGACAGGAGGCTTCAAGTTAAGGGCGAGGCAAGAGGCATAACTGTTGTTGATGATTATGCCCATCACCCCAAAGAGATAGAGGTAACCCTTTCAGCACTAAAAGACTCCCATGACGGCAGGGTTGTTGTGATCTTTCAACCCCATAGATACTCAAGGACAAAGCTTTTATTTGATGAATTTGTGGAAGCTCTCTCGCACACTGATATGTTGTATATAATGGATATATATGCGGCAAGTGAAGACCCTGTTGATGGAATTTCCTCAGAAAATCTAGTTCAGTCTATTTCAAAAAAAGGTCAAAAGAACGTTCACTATCTAAATGGTGATAAGATGCTTAAAACAGTAGTTGATAATCTAAAGTCAGATGACCTCGTGATAACGCTTGGAGCAGGCAACGTGTGGGCATTTGGAGAAAAGATTGTAGAGGAGATTAGGTGAAGGATTTGCTAGCCCAAATAAAGAGCTTAGGATTAGGCGTAAAGCCTGACTATCCAATGAAAAAATATACCTGGCTTAGGGTCGGCGGGGATGCAGACGCCGTTGTTGAACCAGGTAGCACACTTGAGTTCATAGAGCTATTAAATCTTCTATCATCTAAGAAAATACCTTGGGTAGTGCTTGGTGAGGGCTCAAACACAATAGTCTATGATATGGGCATTTCAGGAATAGTTATTTCCACAAAAAAACTAAAAAAATTCGAGATAGTAGAGGACACCAAAGTATTAGCTGAATCAGGGGTTATCTTGGGCACAATTATGAACCAGACTATTAAAGCCGGGCTCTGCGGATTTGAGTTTGCGGCAGGAATTCCGGGCACTGTTGGCGGCGGGATATTTATGAACGCGGGAGCCAATAGCGGTGAGATAAAAGACGTAGTTGAGACTGTCTGGATATGGCTTGATGGACAAGAGATTGCAATAGATAGAAAGGATATAAATTTTGAATATCGAAAGAGCAATTTGCCCAAGGGCAGCGTTGTAACTAAAGCGCTTTTTGGACTTCATAAAGGAGACAGTGCAAAGAGCGAGCAAAATGTTAAGGAGTACATGGCCAGGCGAAACTCAACCCAGCCGATTAAGATGTCAAACACTGGCTCAATTTTCAAAAACCCTGAGAACATTGCCGCAGGGCAGCTTATAGAAGAGCTGGGGCTTAAAGGCTACTCTATTGGAGGAGCTATGTTTTCTGATCTCCATGCAAACTTTATTGTAAATGTTGGGGGCGCTAGTGCTCAGGATGTACTTAGCTTGATTGAACTTGCAAAAAAAGAGGCTTTTGAAAAAAGAGGAATTACTCTAGAGACAGAGGTTAGAGTAATAGGAAACAAAGAAAAGTGATAGAACTTGAAGACGAGATTGTAGAAGAGAGCAAGTTTTCATATATGAAGTACATAAAAGTTCTCTGCGCACTGATTGTGTTTGCAGCGCTGGGAATTGCGGTCTACTATACTGTTCATCTAGAGACGTTCACTGTTTCAGAAATTGCAATAAGCGGCAATACCAAAATACAAGACAAGGAAATCCTCAAACGCTCAGGGCTTAGAAATAATGAGAGCACTATATTCTTTTTTGAGTCCGCAGTGGAGCAAAATATATTAAAAAACCCATGGGTAAAGAGTGTAACAGTCACTAAAGAGTTCCCAAAGAAAGTTTCAATAGACATTGTAGAAGAAGAGGCATATTGCTTAATAGTTGATCAAGAGGGCAGTATTTACTACATTAGCCAAGACGGAAAGCGTTTAGGGCAATCAAATTTTGAGCAAGGTCTTGATTTTCCTGTCCTGATAGGCGAAGGTATAAATGACGCGGATCTTGTAAAAGAGGCAATACAATTATTAGAGTTATCTTCAGAGAGCAAGGTACTTAATTGGAGTCAGATCTCTGAGATCCACCTAGATTCAATATACGGCATTGATTTATTTACAATAGACAAAAAGCGTATTGAATTTGATACCAAAGATATTGTAAATAAGTGGCGCAAGGTCGAGAAAATAATCACCCATGCACAGATGCTGGGTTTAGAAGAGAAATACATAAATATTAGCTCAGAGAGTATGGGTGTTGTAAATTTTGATTTGCAAGTTGTGAATACTGACGCTGAAGAAGATGGGTAAAGAGCAAAACTTGATAATAGGCTTAGATATTGGCACAACTAAAATATGTGCTATTGTTGGGGAATTCAATCCGGAAATTGAAGAAGTAGAAATAATAGGGGTAGGCACATATCCTTCCTTTGGTCTAAAAAGAGGGGTGGTTGTAAATATTGAAAACACCATCCAGTCCATTAAGAATGCCGTTGAAGAAGCCGAACACATGGCGGGTTGTGAAATAAGAACAGTCTTTGTGGGTATTGCCGGTGGTCATATAAAAGGGATCAGCGGCCATGGAATGATTACGATCAGAGAAAGAGAAGTGGCAAGGCAGGACTTAGAGAGAGTTATTGAATCTGCAAACGCCGTGCTCATTCCTGCTGATAGAGAAATAATCCACGTAATTCCCCAAGAATATATAGTTGACGGACAGACAGGGATTAAAGATCCGATTGGCATATACGGAGTTAAGCTGGAAACCAGAGTTCATATCGTTACGGGACAAGTAACAGCTGCACAAAATCTAGTAAAATGTATTCACGGCGCTGGAATGGATGTTGCTGATGTAGTGCTAGAACAGCTTGCCTCAAGTGAGGCTGTTCTTACTGAAGATGAAAAAGAGATCGGAGTAGTGCTTATTGACTGTGGAGGCGGAACCACGGATATTGCCGTATTTGTAGGCGGCAGTATAAGATATACGGAGAACGTAACTCTGGGCGGTGATAACATAGACCGAGACATTGCGCTTGGACTCTCCACTCCACTAGCAGAAGCAAGAAAAATTAAAGAGAAACATGGTACAGCATTAGCTGAGCTTGTATCTCCAGAGGAAGAAATAGAGGTTCCAAGCGTCGGCGGCAAGCATTTTAGAAAAGTATCTAGAAAAGATCTTGCTATGGTAATTGAACCCAGAATGGAAGAGATATTCACTTTAGCCAAGACCGAAATAATGAAATCGGGTTATGACGAATTAGTTCCGGCAGGAGTTGTCATAACTGGCGGAAGTGTTATCATGAATGGTACGGTTGAACTCGCTGAACGAGTCTTAGAAATGCCTGTAAGAATGGGCATTCCAACCGCTATCGGCGGCTTAACAGATATAATAGCAAACCCTGTTTACTCCACTGGAGTTGGTCTGGTTTTATACGGCGCGGGGTACACTGGAGACAAAAAACTCCGCATTAGAGATGAAAATGTGTTTAAAAAAATATT
The sequence above is a segment of the Thermodesulfobacteriota bacterium genome. Coding sequences within it:
- the murG gene encoding undecaprenyldiphospho-muramoylpentapeptide beta-N-acetylglucosaminyltransferase produces the protein MRIIIAGGGTGGHVFPAISVANEISERNEGDEILFVGTKRGMENELVVKHGYEIKHISSKGFVGRGLLNKGLASVHAIKGLLDSASIIKDYKPDVVLGVGGYVSGPFLMSAVMLRVPTAICEQNTVPGVTNRILGRFVDKIFASFDSSVQFFPSHKVHITGNPIRKDILNSKVESSEGDSINILIFGGSQGATSLNRSLPQAFSKIKRENINIVHQTGKKDLDLVSDLYDDHGIDASVHEFIHDMAEAYSKAHLVIGRAGAGTIAEITALGKPSILVPFPFAAHDHQLENAKILHERQAAFLIEDKYATPEKLAQELENILQIEILESMSEQSKRLGKPQASKDIVDTLYKMAGVGR
- the murB gene encoding UDP-N-acetylmuramate dehydrogenase — protein: MKDLLAQIKSLGLGVKPDYPMKKYTWLRVGGDADAVVEPGSTLEFIELLNLLSSKKIPWVVLGEGSNTIVYDMGISGIVISTKKLKKFEIVEDTKVLAESGVILGTIMNQTIKAGLCGFEFAAGIPGTVGGGIFMNAGANSGEIKDVVETVWIWLDGQEIAIDRKDINFEYRKSNLPKGSVVTKALFGLHKGDSAKSEQNVKEYMARRNSTQPIKMSNTGSIFKNPENIAAGQLIEELGLKGYSIGGAMFSDLHANFIVNVGGASAQDVLSLIELAKKEAFEKRGITLETEVRVIGNKEK
- a CDS encoding FtsQ-type POTRA domain-containing protein; translation: MIELEDEIVEESKFSYMKYIKVLCALIVFAALGIAVYYTVHLETFTVSEIAISGNTKIQDKEILKRSGLRNNESTIFFFESAVEQNILKNPWVKSVTVTKEFPKKVSIDIVEEEAYCLIVDQEGSIYYISQDGKRLGQSNFEQGLDFPVLIGEGINDADLVKEAIQLLELSSESKVLNWSQISEIHLDSIYGIDLFTIDKKRIEFDTKDIVNKWRKVEKIITHAQMLGLEEKYINISSESMGVVNFDLQVVNTDAEEDG
- the ftsA gene encoding cell division protein FtsA translates to MGKEQNLIIGLDIGTTKICAIVGEFNPEIEEVEIIGVGTYPSFGLKRGVVVNIENTIQSIKNAVEEAEHMAGCEIRTVFVGIAGGHIKGISGHGMITIREREVARQDLERVIESANAVLIPADREIIHVIPQEYIVDGQTGIKDPIGIYGVKLETRVHIVTGQVTAAQNLVKCIHGAGMDVADVVLEQLASSEAVLTEDEKEIGVVLIDCGGGTTDIAVFVGGSIRYTENVTLGGDNIDRDIALGLSTPLAEARKIKEKHGTALAELVSPEEEIEVPSVGGKHFRKVSRKDLAMVIEPRMEEIFTLAKTEIMKSGYDELVPAGVVITGGSVIMNGTVELAERVLEMPVRMGIPTAIGGLTDIIANPVYSTGVGLVLYGAGYTGDKKLRIRDENVFKKIFDSMKNWFQEFF
- the murC gene encoding UDP-N-acetylmuramate--L-alanine ligase is translated as MYGKIKRIHFVGIGGIGMSGIAEVLINMGYEISGSDLGQSSTVKRLKDLGAKISIGHSAKNVEGSGVVVISSAIRADNPEVVRANELNIPVIPRAEMLAELMRLRYGIAVAGSHGKTTTTSMVAAVLSYGKLDPTIVVGGKVKAMGTNARLGRGKFMVVEADESDGSFLRLSPVISVLTNIDEEHMDYYKDMAELESTFLEFLNKIPFYGLSVLCLDCPRVKALSKDFKKRIITYGFDKDAELRAENVEVSGFETNFNVILNSTELGSITLNVPGRHNAQNALAAIAIGLELGMSFDEVSKGLSEFRGIDRRLQVKGEARGITVVDDYAHHPKEIEVTLSALKDSHDGRVVVIFQPHRYSRTKLLFDEFVEALSHTDMLYIMDIYAASEDPVDGISSENLVQSISKKGQKNVHYLNGDKMLKTVVDNLKSDDLVITLGAGNVWAFGEKIVEEIR